A genomic segment from Leopardus geoffroyi isolate Oge1 chromosome A2, O.geoffroyi_Oge1_pat1.0, whole genome shotgun sequence encodes:
- the B3GNT3 gene encoding N-acetyllactosaminide beta-1,3-N-acetylglucosaminyltransferase 3 translates to MFIQQTLVDARGVMAVGLKPRSGALESVPLWGTTRPARMRCSRPRSTEVALPVALSIVTLFFFSLYMSSPAFQSLKEPRDNPVALTWPSLPSRPAPRPPPAPCRANASVATLPNFEGQPQQVRDFLLYRHCRDFPLLQDVPLGKCAPPVFLLLVIKSSPRNYERRELVRRTWGRERQVRGAQLRRLFLVGTAPNPLEARKVNRLLALEAQAHGDILQWDFHDSFFNLTLKQVLFLKWQETRCTNASFVLNGDDDVFAHTDNMVSYLRDHHPDRHLFVGQLIHSVGPIRVPWSKYYVPTVVTQEEQYPPYCGGGGFLLSRFTATALRRAASTLDLFPIDDVFLGMCLKQEGLKPASHGGIRTAGIGAPSARISSFDPCFYRELLLVHRFLPYEMLLMWDALSRPNLTCGQQMQVY, encoded by the exons atgttcattcaacaaacactcgTTGA CGCACGGGGAGTGATGGCAGTGGGATTGAAACCTAGGAGTGGGGCTCTGGAGTCTGTACCTCTCTGGG GAACCACCAGGCCGGCCAGGATGAGATGTTCTCGGCCCCGCAGCACAGAGGTGGCCCTGCCTGTAGCTCTGAGCATCGTCACCCTCTTCTTCTTCAGTCTGTACATGTCATCGCCTGCCTTCCAGAGCCTGAAGGAGCCCCGGGACAACCCCGTGGCCCTGACCTGGCCCTCTCTACCCTCTcggcccgccccgcgccccccgcccgccccctgcAGGGCCAACGCCTCCGTGGCCACCCTGCCCAACTTCGAGGGGCAGCCACAGCAGGTGCGTGACTTCCTGCTGTACAGGCACTGCCGTGACTTCCCGCTGCTGCAGGACGTGCCCCTGGGCAAGTGCGCGCCGCCTGTCTTCCTGCTGCTGGTGATCAAATCCTCGCCCAGGAATTACGAGCGGCGGGAGCTGGTGCGGCGCACTTGGGGCCGCGAGCGCCAGGTGCGGGGTGCCCAGCTGCGCCGCCTCTTCCTGGTGGGGACGGCCCCTAACCCCCTGGAGGCTCGCAAGGTCAACCGGCTGCTGGCGCTGGAGGCACAGGCGCACGGCGACATCCTGCAGTGGGACTTCCATGACTCCTTCTTCAACCTCACGCTCAAACAG GTGCTCTTCCTAAAGTGGCAGGAGACTCGGTGCACCAATGCCAGCTTCGTGCTCAATGGGGATGATGACGTCTTCGCACACACAGACAACATGGTCTCCTACCTGCGGGACCATCATCCCGACCGCCACCTCTTTGTGGGGCAACTGATCCACAGTGTGGGGCCCATCCGGGTTCCCTGGAGCAAGTACTATGTGCCAACAGTGGTGACACAGGAGGAGCAGTACCCTCCCTACTGTGGGGGGGGTGGCTTCCTGCTGTCCCGCTTCACGGCCACTGCCCTGCGCCGGGCCGCCTCCACACTGGACCTCTTCCCTATCGATGATGTCTTCCTGGGCATGTGCCTGAAGCAGGAAGGTCTGAAGCCCGCCTCACACGGCGGTATCCGCACAGCTGGCATTGGGGCTCCCTCGGCCCGCATATCCTCCTTTGACCCCTGCTTCTACCGGGAGCTGCTGTTGGTCCATCGCTTCTTGCCATACGAGATGCTACTCATGTGGGACGCCCTGAGCCGACCCAACCTCACCTGTGGCCAGCAGATGCAGGTCTACTGA
- the INSL3 gene encoding insulin-like 3 codes for MDPRRPLTWALVLLGTGLALALGPAPAPEAPEKLCGHHLVRALVRVCGGPRWSSEDGRRVAGGDRELLQWLEGRHLHGLAADGDPTQVVVPQPLPQASRRHRPRRAAAANPAHFCCLSGCTRQHLLILCPH; via the exons ATGGACCCCCGCCGCCCACTCACCTGGGCACTGGTGCTGCTGGGCACCGGTCTGGCGCTCGCGCTGGGCCCCGCGCCTGCTCCGGAAGCCCCAGAGAAGCTGTGCGGCCACCACTTGGTGCGCGCGCTGGTGCGGGTGTGCGGGGGCCCGCGCTGGTCCTCCGAAGACGGGCGGCGAGTGGCTGGCGGGGACC GTGAGCTGCTGCAGTGGCTGGAAGGACGACATCTCCACGGGCTGGCGGCCGATGGGGACCCCACGCAGGTTGTCGTgccacagcccctgccccaggcctctcGCCGTCACCGCCCCCGCCGGGCAGCCGCCGCCAACCCTGCACATTTCTGCTGCCTCAGTGGCTGCACCCGGCAGCACCTGTTGATCCTGTGTCCTCACTGA
- the JAK3 gene encoding tyrosine-protein kinase JAK3 has protein sequence MAPPSEETPLIPQRSCSLSSSEAGALHVLLPPRGPGPPQRLSFSFGDHSAEELCVWAAKASGILPVYHSLFALATEDLSYWYPPSHIFSVEDANTQVLLYRLRFYFPNWFGLEKCHRFGLRKDLASAILDLPVLEHLFAQHRNDLVSGRLAVGLSLKEQGECLSLAVLDLARMAREQAQQPEELLKTVSYKACLPPDLRDLIQGLSFVTRKRIRRTVRRALGRVTACQADRHSLMAKYIMDLERLDPARAAETFLVSLPGAAGGQDAPGLLRVAGDSGIHWSPGGHEALQPFCDFPEIVDISIKQAPRVGPAGEHRLVTVTRTDNQILEAEFPGLPAALSFVALVDGYFRLTSDSSHFFCKEVAPPRLLEEVAEQCHGPITLDFAINKLKTGGSLPGSYVLRRSPQDFDSFLLTVCVQTPLGPDYKGCLIRCDPTGTFSLAGLGRPHSSLRELLAACWDAGLHVDGVALNLTSCCAPRPKEKSNLIVVRRGCSTPTSSLVWPQSQCQLSQMTFHKIPADSLEWHENLGHGSFTKIYRGCRHEAVDGEARETEVLLKVMDAKHKNCMESFLEAASLMSQVSYQHLVLLHGVCMAGDSVMVQEFVRLGALDTYLRKSGHLVPASWKLQVIKQLAYALNYLEDKGLPHGNVSARKVLLAREGADGNLPFIKLSDPGVSPTVLSLEMLTDRIPWVAPECLQEARTLGLEADKWGFGATVWEVFSGIPMPISTLDPAKKLQFYEERQHLPAPKWMELATLIQQCMAYEPGQRPSFRAIIRDLNSLITSDYELLSDPTPGALAPRDGLWNGAQLYACQDPTIFEERHLKYISQLGKGNFGSVELCRYDPLGDNTGALVAVKQLQHSGPDQQRDFQREIQILKALHSDFIVKYRGVSYGPGRQSLRLVMEYLPSGCLRDFLQRHRARLDASRLLLYASQICKGMEYLGSRRCVHRDLAARNILVESETHVKIADFGLAKLLPLDKDYYVVREPGQSPIFWYAPESLSDNIFSRQSDVWSFGVVLYELFTYGNKNCSPSAEFLRMMGCERDVPALCRLLELLAEGQRLPAPPACPGEVHELMKLCWAPSPQDRPTFSALGPQLDTLWSGSRGVA, from the exons ATGGCGCCTCCAAGTGAGGAGACGCCCCTGATCCCTCAGCGTTCCTGCAGCCTCTCGTCTTCAGAGGCTGGTGCCCTGCACGTGCTGCTGCCCCCTCGGGGCCCCGGACCCCCACAACGCCTGTCCTTCTCCTTTGGGGACCATTCAGCTGAAGAGCTATGTGTTTGGGCTGCTAAGGCCAGTG GCATCCTGCCTGTGTACCACTCCCTCTTTGCTCTGGCCACGGAGGACCTGTCCTACTGGTACCCCCCGAGCCACATCTTCTCCGTGGAGGATGCAAACACCCAAGTCCTGCTCTACAGGCTCCG CTTTTACTTCCCCAACTGGTTTGGGTTGGAGAAATGCCACCGCTTCGGGCTACGGAAGGACTTGGCCAGTGCCATCCTTGACCTGCCAGTCCTGGAGCATCTCTTCGCCCAG CACCGAAATGACCTGGTGAGCGGCCGCCTCGCCGTGGGCCTCAGTCTCAAGGAGCAGGGTGAATGTCTCAGCCTGGCAGTGCTGGACCTGGCTCGGATGGCCCGTGAGCAGGCTCAGCAGCCTGAGGAGCTGCTGAAGACCGTCAG CTACAAGGCCTGCCTGCCCCCCGATCTGCGCGACCTGATCCAGGGCCTGAGCTTCGTGACGCGGAAGCGTATCCGGAGGACTGTGCGCCGGGCCCTGGGCCGCGTGACCGCCTGCCAGGCTGACAGGCACTCGCTCATGGCCAAGTACATCATGGACCTGGAGAGGCTGGACCCGGCCAGGGCCGCCGAGACCTTCCTCGTGAGCCTCCCCGGGGCTGCTGGTGGCCAGGATGCTCCGGGGCTGCTCCGAGTGGCTGGTGACAGCGGCATCCACTGGAGTCCGGGAGGACACGAG GCCCTCCAGCCCTTCTGCGACTTTCCAGAAATTGTGGACATCAGCATCAAGCAGGCTCCTCGTGTTGGCCCCGCCGGGGAGCACCGCCTGGTCACCGTCACCAGGACCGACAACCAGATCCTG GAGGCCGAGTTCCCGGGGCTGCCCGCGGCCCTGTCCTTCGTGGCGCTCGTGGACGGCTACTTCCGGCTGACTTCCGACTCCAGTCACTTCTTCTGCAAGGAGGTTGCGCCGCCGCGGCTGCTGGAGGAGGTGGCCGAGCAGTGCCACGGTCCCATCAC CCTGGATTTTGCCATCAACAAGCTCAAGACCGGGGGCTCCCTTCCCGGCTCCTATGTTCTCCGCCGCAGCCCCCAGGATTTCGACAGCTTCCTCCTCACTGTCTGCGTCCAG ACCCCCCTGGGTCCTGATTACAAGGGCTGCCTCATCCGGTGTGACCCCACGGGAACCTTCTCCCTGGCTGGCCTCGGCCGGCCCCACAGCAGTCTTCGAGAGCTCTTGGCAGCCTGCTGGGATGCTGGGCTGCACGTGGATGGGGTTGCGCTGAATCTCACCTCCTGCTGCGCCCCCAGACCCAAAG AAAAGTCCAACTTGATCGTGGTGCGGAGAGGTTGCAGCACTCCCACATCATCCCTTGTTTGGCCCCAATCCCAGTGCCAGCTGAGTCAGATGACGTTTCACAAGATCcccgctgacagcctggagtgg CATGAGAACCTGGGTCATGGGTCCTTCACCAAGATTTACCGAGGTTGTCGCCATGAGGCTGTGGACGGGGAAGCCCGGGAGACAGAGGTGCTACTCAAAGTGATGGATGCCAAGCACAAAAACTGCATGGAG tcCTTCCTGGAAGCAGCGAGCCTGATGAGCCAAGTGTCGTATCAGCACCTCGTGTTGCTCCACGGCGTGTGCATGGCGGGAGACA GTGTCATGGTGCAGGAATTTGTGCGCCTGGGAGCCCTGGATACATATCTGCGCAAGTCTGGCCACCTGGTACCAGCCAGCTGGAAGCTGCAGGTGATCAAACAGCTGGCCTATGCCCTCAACTATCTG GAAGACAAAGGCCTCCCCCATGGCAATGTCTCGGCCCGGAAGGTGCTCTTGGCTCGGGAGGGGGCTGACGGGAACCTGCCCTTCATCAAGTTGAGTGACCCTGGCGTCAGCCCcactgtgctgagcctggaga TGCTCACTGACAGGATCCCCTGGGTGGCCCCTGAGTGTCTCCAGGAGGCCCGGACCCTTGGCTTGGAAGCTGACAAGTGGGGTTTCGGTGCCACAGTCTGGGAAGTGTTCAGCGGGATCCCGATGCCCATCAGTACCCTGGATCCTGCCAAG AAGCTCCAGTTTTACGAGGAACGGCAGCACCTTCCTGCCCCCAAGTGGATGGAGCTGGCCACACTGATCCAACAGTGCATGGCCTATGAGCCAGGCCAGAGGCCCTCCTTCCGCGCCATCATCCGTGACCTGAACAGCCTCATCACTTCAG ATTATGAGCTCCTCTCAGACCCCACACCTGGTGCCTTGGCGCCCCGTGATGGGCTGTGGAATGGCGCCCAGCTCTACGCCTGCCAGGACCCTACCATTTTTGAGGAGAGACATCTCAAGTACATCTCACAGCTGGGCAAG GGCAACTTTGGCAGCGTGGAGCTGTGCCGCTATGACCCGCTGGGCGACAACACGGGGGCCTTAGTGGCTGTGAAGCAGCTTCAGCACAGCGGGCCAGACCAGCAGAGGGACTTCCAGCGGGAGATCCAGATCCTCAAAGCCCTCCACAGCGACTTCATTGTCAAGTACCGCGGTGTCAGCTATGGCCCGG GCCGCCAGAGCCTGCGGCTGGTGATGGAGTACCTGCCCAGCGGCTGCCTGCGCGACTTCCTGCAGCGACACCGCGCGCGCCTCGACGCCAGCCGCCTGCTCCTCTACGCCTCGCAGATCTGCAAG GGCATGGAGTACCTGGGCTCCCGCCGCTGCGTGCACCGCGACCTGGCGGCCCGTAACATCCTGGTGGAGAGCGAGACGCACGTCAAGATCGCCGACTTTGGCCTCGCCAAGCTGCTGCCGCTCGACAAAGACTACTACGTGGTCCGCGAGCCCGGCCAGAGCCCCATCTTCTG GTACGCCCCAGAGTCCCTCTCTGACAACATCTTCTCGCGCCAGTCGGACGTCTGGAGCTTCGGGGTCGTCCTGTACGAGCTTTTCACCTACGGCAACAAGAATTGCAGCCCCTCAGCC GAGTTCCTCCGGATGATGGGATGTGAGCGAGACGTCCCCGCCCTCTGCCGCCTCCTGGAGCTGCTGGCTGAGGGCCAGAGGCTGCCCGCGCCTCCTGCCTGCCCCGGTGAG gTTCATGAGCTCATGAAGCTGTGCTGGGCCCCGAGCCCGCAAGATCGGCCAACATTCAGTGCCCTGGGCCCCCAGCTGGATACACTGTGGAGTGGAAGCCGGGGGGTAGCATAG